Below is a genomic region from Candidatus Gastranaerophilales bacterium.
AGATATTGAGCTTGTTTTTCAAGCATTCTTTGAGGAACAATATCATTTCATTGCTAATTGCTTTTTCTTTTATAAAATCAGTCTTTTTTTTGTTTATGGAATTATTTTTTTTAATAGACAAAAAAGCCCCGTTTTCAATGAGAGGTGGGATTATTGCGTCAACTTTGACTCCGTTAGACAGGATAAGACTAAAAGTTGGGTTTTGGGCATTGATAATTTTGTCAAATTTATTAGCAATAGCGTTAATTTCTTTTAAAATGCTTTCGTCTGTCGGAAAAAACAAATCAGTTTCAACAGGTAGATTGTTCTTTTCGCAATATATTTTATCTACGCCATAAATGGTAATGGAGTCGATATCGTTGTGCATTTCAAAATAGTTTAAAAGGTCAATTTTGGCAGGTTCAACAGACTCAATAGGTTTTTGAATAATAAAAGAGTCTTCTTCTTTTGGTTGATTATTTTTTTTATTTAACAATCTGCTTTTTAGTGACATAGTTATTCTCTGTTAATTAATTCTCGGGCTAAATCTTGATAATTTTGAGTAATATTAGAGGTTGGATTTAACTCTTGTAAAGTTAAACCTTTGTTAATAGATTCAATCACGACGAAGTAGTTGTTAGGTATTTTCCAAAAAATATCTTTGTTTAAAACAGCAGTAATATCTTCGATTTTATAGTTTTCGGTGTTGATATATCTGTTCAAGACAAGTTTGAGCTTGTCATTTTTATAGCCGAGTTTGTCAATAATATCGAGGCATCTTTTGCAGTTTCTAAGGGTTGGCAAATTAGCGGCAGTGATGAACAAAATCAAATCAGACTCATTAAAAACAGTTGTAGTTTTTGTATCCAATACAGAATTATTGTCAACAACCACGTAAGAAAAAGATTCTTTTAATTTTTTGATTAAGTTGGCGAATTGTTGAGGTGAAGGTTCATCCGAGGGTTCTCTGTAGGGAGAATCCGCAAGGATAAAAAGATTAGAATCTTTATACTGTTCCAAAGTGCCTAAGAAAAAGTCTTTATTAGCTTTATCTAAATTGTCAATAACATATTTAATGTCATAATTCGGGTTAATATCTAAAAATGCAGTTATATCGCCAAGGTGCATGTTTAAATCAACAAGTACAACTTTTTCCTTCGAAATATCAGCTAATTCTTGAGCAAGATTTACCGCAACGGTTGTTTTTCCAAGTCCCCCTTTATTTGAGAAGGTTGAAATAACCTTGCTTGTTGAATATGGAGAGGCTTCTCCGAATAAGATAGATTTTGTATTTTTTATTATTTTAATAAATTCTTCTTTGATTATCGGTTTTGCAAGAAATTCTTTAGCCCCGGTTCTCAAGGCATCAACAATGAAATTTGTTGAAAGATTGTAAGAAATCAATACAAATTTGCATTGATTATTTTTTTCAATAACCTGTTTTATAAAATCCAAAGACGGTTTTGTATTTTCCGAAATATCAATCACGACAATAGTTGGTGTCGCCGTCTTGTCGAGATTGCCAACTTGTTCGAAAGAGTCAAAAGTCGAAATATCGCTGACAGAATCGATTTCTTTCAAATAGTTTTCAATAAGCGTTTTAGAGACTTCTTCTTTGTCTATAACTATAATATTAATTTTATTCATAAGTTTTATTTTACTATATGTATATCAATTTTACCAGTTTAAAATAATTTTTTGAATATCCTCTAAACGAAGCGTTTTAAAAACAGAAGCAAAAGCTATAATATCAGAGTACAATTAGGGTTTTTTGTATATGCAAAAAGTTTTGATAGAAGATTTAGTAGAACAAAAAATTCTTCCGTTTAGTATTTTTAACGAGGCGGGAGAGAAGTTGTTTGCCTCAGGAGATGTTTTAACCCCGGGTAAACTTATGGAGTTGAAACAAATTCCTGATATATATACAGATGTTGAAGATTATAAACAAAAATTGGCAGAGGCAAAGGAAGCCCCGAAACAGGAGGCTCTTGCTGACATGATAAATGAAAATGGCGACAATCAATCTCAGGCTGTAACAGATGAAGACGAGCAAGAAGAAACAGAAAACGAAGAAGTCATTTATACTCTTGATGACGTTGATATCGGTAGCGTAAAAGGTGCTTTAAATAGGAAGGCAAAAATTGACCCAGAATTGCAACTTAAAATTAAGGCATTTCATGTTTATACGCAAAACTCAATAAAAACAAAAAAAGTTTCTGAATTAGCTCAAATGTACACGCATTTAAAGGACAGAATAATTTCTGATATTATAATGCATAGTGATGAGTTTAATTGTTATTCAGAGCTTAGAATTATGGGTGATTATAAAGATTGCCACGCTTTGAATGTTGCCATTTTGAGTGGTTTTTTAGCATATAAAATGCAGGTTAAAGAAAGTATTTTGTCCGATGTGATTTTAGGAGCTTTAATGCATGATATCGGCAAGGTTAAAATTCCTGAATCTATTTTAGAACAACAAATTTTAACAGATAAAGAACAAAAAGTTATACAGACTCATACAAAAATCGGATATCAATTACTAAAAGAAGAGTTTAAAGTTTCAGAAAATATTGCCAGAGTTGCACTTGAGCACCACGAAAATAGTAACGGCTCAGGTTATCCATATGGCAAATCAGGTGATTTTATTAGTAAAGAAAGCTGTATTGTGTCTGTTTGCAACCATTTTGACAATTTGATATCAAATGTGACAAACCAAAAAATACATAATTGTCACGAAGCATGCAAAATAATGTTAGAACTCGGCTCACGAAGATTTTCAGCAGATGCTTTATATACATTTATACACATGCTAAGCTATAATGACATAGATTATTTAGAGGAATTGTCAATTTAATGAAAGTAAAAGTTATCGGTGGGGGACTGGCTGGCTCAGAAGCTGCGTTGCAACTGGCTAAACAAGGTATAGAAGTTGATTTATATGAAATGCGACCTCTTTTTGAAACAGGGGCACACAAAACTAAAAAATTTGCTGAATTTGTTTGCTCAAATAGCCTTGGTGCGTTTGATGAAACCAATGCCTCCGGTCTATTGAAAGCCGAACTAAAAACCCTTGGTTCTTTTTTGATAAGAACGGCTTTTGAATATCAAGTTCCGGCAGGGGGTGCTCTTGCGATTGATAGAGAGGCTTTTTCTCAAGCGGTGACAAATATGATAGAGGAAAATCCAAATATCAATGTTATTAGGGAGAAAGTTACGGATATTGACGAAGAAGCTCCGACCATTATCGCCTCAGGACCTTTAACCTCGCTTGATTTGTCTGAAAAAATAAAAGAGTTTAC
It encodes:
- a CDS encoding AAA family ATPase yields the protein MNKINIIVIDKEEVSKTLIENYLKEIDSVSDISTFDSFEQVGNLDKTATPTIVVIDISENTKPSLDFIKQVIEKNNQCKFVLISYNLSTNFIVDALRTGAKEFLAKPIIKEEFIKIIKNTKSILFGEASPYSTSKVISTFSNKGGLGKTTVAVNLAQELADISKEKVVLVDLNMHLGDITAFLDINPNYDIKYVIDNLDKANKDFFLGTLEQYKDSNLFILADSPYREPSDEPSPQQFANLIKKLKESFSYVVVDNNSVLDTKTTTVFNESDLILFITAANLPTLRNCKRCLDIIDKLGYKNDKLKLVLNRYINTENYKIEDITAVLNKDIFWKIPNNYFVVIESINKGLTLQELNPTSNITQNYQDLARELINRE
- a CDS encoding HD domain-containing protein; the protein is MQKVLIEDLVEQKILPFSIFNEAGEKLFASGDVLTPGKLMELKQIPDIYTDVEDYKQKLAEAKEAPKQEALADMINENGDNQSQAVTDEDEQEETENEEVIYTLDDVDIGSVKGALNRKAKIDPELQLKIKAFHVYTQNSIKTKKVSELAQMYTHLKDRIISDIIMHSDEFNCYSELRIMGDYKDCHALNVAILSGFLAYKMQVKESILSDVILGALMHDIGKVKIPESILEQQILTDKEQKVIQTHTKIGYQLLKEEFKVSENIARVALEHHENSNGSGYPYGKSGDFISKESCIVSVCNHFDNLISNVTNQKIHNCHEACKIMLELGSRRFSADALYTFIHMLSYNDIDYLEELSI